TAAGTCACCCACTATTATTTGGTTGATACAGTATTGAAAGCTTAGAAATACTTTTWTCATAGGCTACTTGCTACTGCAAATGTTATTTCAAGTTggtaatatattattattctcAGCAGCGCCATATAACTATGAATAGGTTAAGCCAGGGGTTCTTCAACTTTTTGAGCTCGAGTACAAAATGAGAAATTGACCATACCATGACCCAAATCGTCCTCCAACGACCCAATTTAAGAAGAAATTGTGTGTATTATAGATGTATTCTCGTAACTCGCAACCCACCATGCCCAGGGCCCACTTTGGCTCCCGACCCATAGTTTAATAAGAAAGCCTGGGTTAGGTTATATGTGTATGTCAGGTTttaagtgcatacattttttttcctcAAATGTTTTAATGATTTAATGATTAGATATTGAATTGTTGGAATGCGATTGTTTTCACTGACAGTCATTTTTTCTCCCTCTAGCGGTCTACAGTGGACATGGCCGTGTGCTCTTTCTTCATAGTGAGCAGTGTTGTCCTCTTCTTTTTGGACCATAGCCAGCTGCAGAGCAGAGTGGACTTGCGCATGATCTTCAGTGACTCTCAGAAGTTCTTCCTTCAGATGGACTTTTTTGCCACCTTTGTCTTTGGCCTCCTCTGGCTGGCCTTCCCCGATTGGCTCCTAGGATTCCAGGTAGGCTCTTAGTACCATAAAAATACTATGAAGCTAGATTTCACATTGCGGAGATGCGGGATGACTAAGAAAAGTCAGTAGCTTCCAGGTTCCAGTTTGAGAATGTGCTGTTACAAGAGGTGAAGAATGTTTCTGGAATAAACATTAGCTTCACTCTTTCAGCCCATTGCAGGTTCTAAGGACATCTTCCATCTTCACCTCAGTAGAGCCTTTGGCGCCATGATGGTTGGTGACAGTTTTGTCTCTTTTACAACACAGAATTTCCAACCCAACAAAGAAAAGCCGTCAGTGTTCATAAGCCGAGCAGTGGTATGTGATATTTCAGAAATCTcttatttttttgtctttttttttgacAATAGAGAGTTCTGATGCTTCCATATAAATATATAGAATCAATTGAGAATAACACCCCATCATACACACCCCTCCCCACCCACACAAAAAGTTAATGTCAGGCAAGGCTGTGACTAGGTGGCAGTTTCACACGATGAAGGCCTACAGGCCAGGCTCCTCCCTATTCTGACTTGAGACCTGCATGCTTAACTGTAATTATCATGCAAGTCTGCCATTGATGTCACTGAATGATTTATGTGAAAGGTGACTGCAGTGTTTTCTCTTGGTTTTTCAGGGCAGCTTGGTGCTGCTGGTGTTCCTGGTCCACTCTCAGCTGAGCACCTCTGCCTGGGCCCCTGCCCAGGTCTGGTTTGGCCTGGTGGGAGCCAGCCTCTGGACAGGAAACTCCATCTTAGGTTACCTCAGCTCTAAACAACAAAATATGTAAGAAGTCcattcacacagacactgaacacaaCAGTCACAACATAACAGGCAGAAGTTACATTGAGCCCTCTCCTGTGTCCCACAAGACTGTTAGCCCGCTTAAGTGAAGCTGATCACGTGAGCATGGTTAATCAAACCACAGCTGTTGCACAGAAAGCAGAGGCAGATTCTCTGGGAACCTGGAGTGACTTTGAATGAGTGATTATTTATTGTTAAACTATTTCCATCCTATGTTGTTCAGTCTTATGATTTTCATACTTCACCATGAAGGATATGGTGATGGTCATTGCTGACGGAGGTGGAAAGAGACTTTGGAAATCTAAATGTctaaatatactgtactgtacatttgtaAAAGTGTAAATGTGTAACTATGAACATAAATATTTTTCAATTCTACCTAACCTTTTGTAAATCCATTAAACTAATGAATTCAGATAGAGAATTGCCCTCTTCTTTTTAATAGGTCTGCAAATTGAAGTTCTATGACAACATTTGCTTACCAGGATCACTGTTCTATAATCAGTTATTATCATTCTGATATGAGGTTAGAAAGCAATCAAAGATTGTAAAAGACACTTGACCCTACCATTCCACCATACAGAAGTGACTAGTAAGTATGCAGGCTCAGCCTTAGAAACATAATTATGAAATAACKTTTTAGGAACTCTTGATGGGAAGCGTGGAGGTGTTGTAGCTGCACCCATATGACTAAATAGATGTAACTGATGTTGAAATTACATCATGGAATAAAAGTGAGGGGAAATGATTGATTCTTGCCGTTTTAGAATGTGGAAAGATTTGCTCATGTAAAGACATTGGTGGTTTTCAGTCAAAGTTGAATATGCCAAAAGCTGCGGCCTCTCAACTCCAATGGGGAATGTTCATGTTCCAGTGTTTCCTACCAACGGGGAATGCTCTAGTAGCTTTCGGAGTAAGGTGAcgttgcccctagacgctgaccttgggtcagtttagcattttccccacttaTGGTTcaagttaggattgggggaggggaagctgatcctagattgaTACCAAGAGGAAActgcatttacatttgacattttaatcaattagcagacgctcttatccagagcgatttacagttacTGCATTAAATTTAAGATATCTAGGTGGGAcagccacatatcacaggcattgtaagtagacttttactcaataaagtagttatcatcaaagtcagagctagaaagGGGGGGGGATTGAGGTGAAgagggggattatttaagatactctttgaagaggtagggtttcagctgatatcggaagatgggcagggactctgctgtcctagcttcagggggaagctgcttccaccattggggtgccaggacaaggAAGAGCTTCAACTGGGCTGAGCGGTAGCTGCCCGTTCGTagaggtgggagggccaagagaccagaggttggcagaacggagtgctcgggttggggtgtagggtttgaacaTAGCCTGAAGAWRGGAAGGGTCCTCTTGCTGCTCCRtaggcaagcaccatggtcttgtagtgtatGCGAgattcgactggaagccagtggagtgtacgGAGGAGCGGGgcgacatgggagaacttgggaatgttgaaaaccaggcgggctgcagcgctCTAGGTAAATTGcaagggtttgatggcacaagtgggaagcccagccaacagcgagttgaaGTAGTcaagacgggagatgacaaatgCCTGGATTAAgaactgcgccgcttcctgtgtgtgGTAGGGTCGTACTTTTTACCCAGGAGAGTCGCTTTCATCTGGCAACCTTCCCGTCTAGTTTCCCCTGATTTATGTTGAGTCAGGTTTCCTCTCCTGAGTGGTATCTAGTATATCTAAATGTTGTATATCTGATCATTCCCTCCACCTCATGGTCAATATCAAACAGTATCCCTTACAATGTGTAACTATGTACATAAATATTTTTCAATTCTACCTAACCTTTTGTAAATCCATTAAACTAATGAATTCAGATAGAGAATTGCCCTCTTCTTTTTAATAGGTCTGAAAATAGAAGTTCTATGACAATATTTGCTCACCAGGATCACTGTTCTATGATCAGTTATTATCATTCTGAGAGGAGGTTAGAAAGCAATCAGAGATTGTAAAAGACACTTGACCCTACCATTCCACCATACAGAAGTGACTAGTAAGTATGCAGGCTCAGCCTTAGAAACATAATTATGAAATAACNNNNNNNNNNNNNNNNNNNNNNNNNNNNNNNNNNNNNNNNNNNNNNNNNNNNNNNNNNNNNNNNNNNNNNNNNNNNNNNNNNNNNNNNNNNNNNNNNNNNNNNNNNNNNNNNNNNNNNNNNNNNNNNNNNNNNNNNNNNNNNNNNNNNNNNNNNNNNNNNNNNNNNNNNNNNNNNNNNNNNNNNNNNNNNNNNNNNNNNNNNNNNNNNNNNNNNNNNNNNNNNNNNNNNNNNNNNNNNNNNNNNNNNNNNNNNNNNNNNNNNNNNNNNNNNNNNNNNNNNNNNNNNNNNNNNNNNNNNNNNNNNNNNNNNNNNNNNNNNNNNNNNNNNNNNNNNNNNNNNNNNNNNNNNNNNNNNNNNNNNNNNNNNNNNNNNNNNNNNNNNNNNNNNNNNNNNNNNNNNNNNNNNNNNNNNNNNNNNNNNNNNNNNNNNNNNNNNNNNNNNNNNNNNNNNNNNNNNNNNNNNNNNNNNNNNNNNNNNNNNNNNNNNNNNNNNNNNNNNNNNNNNNNNNNNNNNNNNNNNNNNNNNNNNNNNNNNNNNNNNNNNNNNNNNNNNNNNNNNNNNNNNNNNNNNNNNNNNNNNNNNNNNNNNNNNNNNNNNNNNNNNNNNNNNNNNNNNNNNNNNNNNNNNNNNNNNNNNNNNNNNNNNNNNNNNNNNNNNNNNNNNNNNNNNNNNNNNNNNNNNNNNNNNNNNNNNNNNNNNNNNNNNNNNNNNNNNNNNNNNNNNNNNNNNNNNNNNNNNNNNNNNNNNNNNNNNNNNNNNNNNNNNNNNNNNNNNNNNNNNNNNNNNNNNNNNNNNNNNNNNNNNNNNNNNNNNNNNNNNNNNNNNNNNNNNNNNNNNNNNNNNNNNNNNNNNNNNNNNNNNNNNNNNNNNNNNNNNNNNNNNNNNNNNNNNNNNNNNNNNNNNNNNNNNNNNNNNNNNNNNNNNNNNNNNNNNNNNNNNNNNNNNNNNNNNNNNNNNNNNNNNNNNNNNNNNNNNNNNNNNNNNNNNNNNNNNNNNNNNNNNNNNNNNNNNNNNNNNNNNNNNNNNNNNNNNNNNNNNNNNNNNNNNNNNNNNNNNNNNNNNNNNNNNNNNNNNNNNNNNNNNNNNNNNNNNNNNNNNNNNNNNNNNNNNNNNN
This portion of the Salvelinus sp. IW2-2015 linkage group LG15, ASM291031v2, whole genome shotgun sequence genome encodes:
- the LOC111974640 gene encoding uncharacterized protein isoform X2, whose amino-acid sequence is MYPKRKSKMFSQIISAEIALGLVLCTAYRIISKNIFSQQEESHPVDSEQFELTRSLVCVWLASNIKFLLIKCNSNPVSLSAHSTSRLIRSTVDMAVCSFFIVSSVVLFFLDHSQLQSRVDLRMIFSDSQKFFLQMDFFATFVFGLLWLAFPDWLLGFQPIAGSKDIFHLHLSRAFGAMMVGDSFVSFTTQNFQPNKEKPSVFISRAVGSLVLLVFLVHSQLSTSAWAPAQVWFGLVGASLWTGNSILGYLSSKQQNM
- the LOC111974640 gene encoding uncharacterized protein isoform X1 — translated: MYPKRKSKMFSQIISAEIALGLVLCTAYRIISKNIFSQQEESHPVDSEQFELTRSLVCVWLASNIKFLLIKCNSNPVSLSAHSTSRLIAFLALLLDSCYGINSQRVYTNERSTVDMAVCSFFIVSSVVLFFLDHSQLQSRVDLRMIFSDSQKFFLQMDFFATFVFGLLWLAFPDWLLGFQPIAGSKDIFHLHLSRAFGAMMVGDSFVSFTTQNFQPNKEKPSVFISRAVGSLVLLVFLVHSQLSTSAWAPAQVWFGLVGASLWTGNSILGYLSSKQQNM